From a single Acidimicrobiia bacterium genomic region:
- a CDS encoding elongation factor Tu, translating into VMPGDNTEMQVELINPIAMDEGLRFAIREGGRTVGAGRVIKITK; encoded by the coding sequence GTGATGCCGGGTGATAATACGGAGATGCAGGTGGAGTTGATCAACCCGATCGCGATGGATGAGGGGTTACGGTTCGCCATTCGTGAGGGTGGCCGCACTGTCGGCGCCGGCCGCGTCATCAAAATCACCAAATAG
- the rpmG gene encoding 50S ribosomal protein L33 — protein MASDKRPPITLACESCKRRNYVTTKSKTNTRERLELKKYCRWCRTHTAHRETR, from the coding sequence ATGGCTTCTGACAAACGCCCGCCGATCACGCTCGCATGTGAGAGCTGCAAGCGGCGCAACTACGTCACTACCAAGAGCAAGACCAACACCAGGGAGCGGCTCGAGCTCAAGAAGTACTGTCGCTGGTGTCGCACCCATACGGCGCACCGCGAGACCCGCTGA